The following proteins are encoded in a genomic region of Lusitaniella coriacea LEGE 07157:
- a CDS encoding RNA recognition motif domain-containing protein, whose amino-acid sequence MSIRLYVGNLPKEPIERQDLQAVFAEAGDAVSTKVIKDRKTGKCRGFAFVTVPTDEMANELIEKHNGQAFMESTLKIEKALPRAKGKPEATTNTNTSAPSGKGRDRGNNKTKRDRGNHSSSDNHSVQPDPRWADDLAKLKEMLAAQASKS is encoded by the coding sequence ATGTCTATTCGTCTTTACGTGGGTAACTTGCCAAAAGAACCCATAGAACGACAGGACTTGCAAGCTGTCTTTGCAGAAGCAGGCGATGCAGTTTCCACTAAAGTGATCAAAGATCGCAAAACCGGGAAGTGCCGAGGATTTGCCTTTGTCACCGTACCCACCGATGAAATGGCAAACGAGTTGATCGAAAAGCATAACGGTCAAGCCTTTATGGAAAGTACGCTGAAAATCGAAAAAGCGCTACCTCGTGCAAAGGGCAAACCAGAAGCTACCACAAATACAAATACCAGCGCTCCTTCCGGGAAGGGTCGCGATCGCGGCAACAATAAAACTAAGCGAGACCGAGGTAACCACTCTAGCTCCGATAATCATTCAGTTCAACCCGATCCCCGTTGGGCTGACGATCTCGCAAAGCTCAAAGAAATGCTGGCTGCTCAAGCGAGTAAATCTTAA